GGTTGGAGCACCGCAGTCATCGCGTTCTGCAACCAATTCCTCCGCAGGCAGGCCAATCAGTTCAGCGACCCGACGGTTCACTTCAACCTGCAGCGGATGATCGTTCTGCAAATACGAGTCAATCGGCCATCCCATCTTCCGACTGGTGGCCAGAAAAGCAGCATGTTTGCCGGAACAATTGTGCTGAAGGGGACTGTCAGCACCGTCAGGAACAGGACATTGGAGTGAAGCAATGTCCAAATCCGCTTTCCAGAGCAACCTGAAGGCTTCCCGCGCATGGGCGTTGGTGCCCGCATGGGAGGCGCAACTGATGGCAATGCCCCGGTCATCAACCTCCATCTGATCGGCAGTTCCACTGCTGAGAAATGGCAGGGCCTGAAACGGCTTGAGCGCCGAGCGAATGAAACTTTCCATGCCGGAATGCCCCGCCGACATCAACACCCGACCTCGGCCATCACAAACCACCGCATGGACGCGATGCACTGACTCCGTAATCGATCCACGCCGCAGGCAAACCTCAAGGGGCGCCGACCCGGATCGGGCTGCAGGGCTGAAGCCCGAAGGCAAAGTCATCGGACACCCCGATTGATTCAGAGAGCCTGACAGAGACTGGCACCAGCGAGCATTAAACCCGCCGAGGTGGCCATGGCACGGCCAAGCCGCCCAAGGATTGGGCGGACTTCATGGCGGGCCACCAGCAGATCGCGTTCTCGCCAAGACAGGGGTTTTTCCCAGGTCTGCCCGTCGTACCAGCCGGATTCCTCGTAGTCGACGGACTCACGCAGAAGACGCTGCATGACATAGGTCCACCCCAACCACTGGCGCACCAGGAGCAGCAAAGGAAGGACAAGGGCCGCCACAGCAGCAGCGGCCACAAGCCGCGGCGGATCCTGCTTAAGGGTCCAGCTTCCACTGGCGATCAAGGAGCACACCGGCAACATCAGCAACCAGCTGCCAGCCAGACGGTCTAACAACCGAGGATCCTGGCCAGCTGGCCAAGAAAAAAACCATGAGTCGCAGAGCTGCTGAAACTCCTCGAGAGGACGCTGCTCCGGGGGAACAGGGCAGGACACCGCTTCTGTCATGGGAAAAGCGGTTACTTCACGGACGGTAAGAAGGTTCTGCTTTCACCGTGACTCCAGAAGGCCTCAAGGTCGTAATAACCACGCTCATCGGGCATCAGCACATGAACGATGACATCGCCGTAATCCAGAAGAGCCCAGCGCCCCTCATTGAGACCTTCCTTACGCAAGGGCAAGAGATCTGCCTCAGCCTCCAGGCGATCTTCAACGGACAGGGCGATGGCACGAACCTGGACATCGGATTGACCACCGGCGATCACCATCCAATCGGCCAGGCTGGACACCTCATCGACGCGGATTAAACGGATATCTGTTGCCTTGCGGTCATCGCAGGCATCAGCCACGAGCTCGGCAAGCTTCTCGCTATCCATAAACGTTCTCGCTGGTGACGGAGCTGCGGGAGCCCTCTTGCTGTGCCATTTCAGCTCTGGCCTTGCTGGCACTCTTCCGCAGTGCCTCAAGACGGTCCTCGTAGTAGCTGCGACGACGCTTCTTGCGGGTCTTTTCGACCAGCTCTTTCAACGCGCCCCCCAGGCTCCGGTAGGCGT
The Synechococcus sp. PROS-U-1 DNA segment above includes these coding regions:
- a CDS encoding asparaginase; translated protein: MTLPSGFSPAARSGSAPLEVCLRRGSITESVHRVHAVVCDGRGRVLMSAGHSGMESFIRSALKPFQALPFLSSGTADQMEVDDRGIAISCASHAGTNAHAREAFRLLWKADLDIASLQCPVPDGADSPLQHNCSGKHAAFLATSRKMGWPIDSYLQNDHPLQVEVNRRVAELIGLPAEELVAERDDCGAPTLVMQLAQMALLYAHLGASQHAEFEQISRAMLSHPDLVAGEGRFDTELMRRSHGQVLSKGGAEGIQCLSRVGEGLGVAIKVEDGSRRAKQAVALHVLRQLEWLTPMGLDELEDQVLVVNPSVRLTVTGALHS
- a CDS encoding CGLD27 family protein, with translation MTEAVSCPVPPEQRPLEEFQQLCDSWFFSWPAGQDPRLLDRLAGSWLLMLPVCSLIASGSWTLKQDPPRLVAAAAVAALVLPLLLLVRQWLGWTYVMQRLLRESVDYEESGWYDGQTWEKPLSWRERDLLVARHEVRPILGRLGRAMATSAGLMLAGASLCQAL
- the rsfS gene encoding ribosome silencing factor is translated as MDSEKLAELVADACDDRKATDIRLIRVDEVSSLADWMVIAGGQSDVQVRAIALSVEDRLEAEADLLPLRKEGLNEGRWALLDYGDVIVHVLMPDERGYYDLEAFWSHGESRTFLPSVK